From Microbacterium sp. 10M-3C3:
TTCGACCGCGGGCGCTACGCCGGGGCGGTCGGCTGGATCGACGCCGACGGCGACGGCGAGTGGGCGATCGCGCTGCGCTGCGCGCAGTTCGGCCCGGCGACCGACGACGACCAGCGCGCGCTGACGGCCTACGCGGGGGCGGGGATCGTGGCCGACAGCGACCCCGAGGCGGAGCTGCTGGAGACGCGCGTGAAGTTCCGCCCCATCATCGACGCCCTCGCGTGACGAGCGCCGCGAGCGGATCGAGCCCCATCGGACCGAGCGCGAGCGCGTCACGGTGGAACGCCCGCAGCGAGAACGCCGCGCCGTCCTGCTCCTCGCGCCGCCGGCGGGCCTGACGCCACAGCCGCGCACCCACGCCGAACGCGAGCGCCTGACCGGGCCACGCGAGGTAGCGGTCGACCTCGAAACCGGCGAGGGCGGGATCGACGTGCGCGAGCTCGACGAGCGCGTCGCGCGCGCGATCGACCGACCACTCCCCCGGCGCGAGCGCGACGCCGTCGGGGATCGGGCGCCCGGTGTGGAGGCCGATGTCGGCGACGATCCGCACCGCGCGCCACAGCCGGCCGAGCACGATGCCGAGCCGCTCCGCGTCGTCGCGGATGAGCCCGAGCTCGTCGGCGAGCTGCTCGGCGTAGTGCGCCCAGCCCTCGGCGTAGCCGTGCACGTGGCACACGTGGCGCTGCCACGGGTGCAGACCCTCGTGCGCCGACGTGATCGCGAACTGCAGGTGATGCCCGGGCACGCCCTCGTGATGCACGCTCGTGATCTCGTGCCACGTCGCGACGTCGGCCTCGCCGTCCGGCAGGGTCCACACGACGCGCGGCGGCGCCGAACCGTCCGGCGCTCCGGGCGTGTAGAAGACCACGCCCGACGCCGCCTCCGACACGACGCACACGACGTCGCCGACCCCGACCGGCAGGTCGAATGCGTCCGCCACGCCGTCGATCGACGCCGCGACGCGGTCGGCGAGCCACCGCTGGATCTGCGGCACGCCCCGGATGCGCCGCACGGGATCGCGATCGAGGCGCCCGGCCGCGTTGTGGACGGGGTCGGCCCCCGTGCCGCCCAGGCGCGCGGCGAGTCGGCGGGCCTCGGCGCTCAGCCGCTCCAGCTCCGCCCAGCCGAACGCGTACGTCTCGGCGACGTCGACGCGGGCGCCGAGCATCGTCGCGGCGATGCGGGCGTACTCGTCCTCGCCGACCCCGTCGACGCTCGGTGCCCGCTTGCGGAGGTCGCCGCGCAGGGTGTCGCGGAGCGCGGCGAGGGCGGCGTTCGCGCGCTCGCGCCCCCGCGCGACGTGCGCACGCGTCTCGGGCCCGACGGACGCCGCGATCGGCACGGCGGCGAAGGAGTCGCCCGCGAGCCAGCCGTCGATCTGCGCCGCGAGCGCATCGAGCTGGCGGCGCGGGGCCACCGCCGTGCCCGAGAAGCGCTCCGGATGCTCCGCCGCCCAGCGCAGCGCGCGCTCGTACCCGCGGATCGCCCCGGCCGCCGCGTCGAGCCGGCGCACGAGACGGTCGCCCGCCGCATCCGGGGTCACCTCGAGTCCGTCGAACGCGCCGCGGACGAGGTGGACGGGGGTCGCGAGGGGCGCGACGAGGCGTGCCGTGAAGCCCGTGGCCAGCAGCACCCGCTCGCTCGCGAGGCGCTCGCGCAGCGCCGCGCGCAGCACGGGGTCGCCGCCCTCGGCGGCGTCGAGCGCCGCGATCGTGTCGGCGGCGAGCGCGTCGCGGCGCAGCAGCGCCTCGGGCGTCGTGTCGGTCAGGGCCGGACCGTCGGCGCCGATCGCGGCGGCGGCGTCGGCATCGTCGGCGGCGAGGGACGCGACGTAGGTGTCGGCGATCGCCCGGACGGGATCGACGGCGCCGGTCATGACGCGGCGAGGCGCGCGCGCTCCGCGGCGACGTCGTAGTCGGCCGGCGGCCACTGCGGGTCGAGCCCGGCGAGGGCGTCGACGAGCAGCTGCGCGACCGCGAGGCGCGCGTACCACTTGCGGTCGGCCGGCACGACGAACCACGGGGCGTCGGCGGTCGACGTGCGCTGGATCGCGACCTCGTACGCCGTCATGTACTCGTCCCACAGCGCGCGCTCGTCGAGATCGCCGGGGGCGAACTTCCAGTGCTTGTCGGGGCGGTCGAGGCGCTCGGCCAGCCGCGCCTTCTGCTCGTCCTTCGAGATGTGCAGCATGACCTTCACGATCCGGATGCCGCGGTCCGCCGCCTCGCGCTCGAATCCGAGGATCGCGCCGTACCGGCGCTCGATCTCCTCGGGCGGCGCGAGTGCGCGGACGCGGCCGATGAGCACGTCCTCGTAGTGTGAGCGGTCGAACACGCCGATGCGGCCGGCGGCGGGGAGGCGCCGCCGGATGCGCCACAGGAAGTCGTGCGCGAGCTCGTCCGGTGTGGGCTTCTTGAAGGCGGCGAGCTCGACGCCCTGCGGGTCGACGGAGCCGACGACGTGCCGCACGATGCCGCCCTTACCGGCGGTGTCCATGGCCTGCAGGACGAGCAGGACCGAGCCCGTGCCGGGCGACGCCGTCGACTCGGCGAACAGGCGCTCCTGCAGCTCGCCGAGGCGCGCCGTCGTCGCGGCGAGGTCGGCCTCGGCGCTCTTCTTGTCGCCGTGGTAGCCGGGCGTGGATCGCGGGTCGACCTGCGCGAGCCGGAAGCCGTCAGCGGCGCGGAGCGCCTCCGCGGGGGCCGTGGACCACGTCTGCGTGTGCGCCATGATCCCATCCTGCCCCGAGCGAGCCGCCGCGTCAGCGTTCCAGCGGCACCTCGATGAGCTGGCGTCCGCCGACGGGCGCGGTGAGCACCTGGTCGAGGGCGCTCCGGGTCGTGACGCGGTGGTACTCCCAGCCGTACGCGAGCGCGAGCTGCTCGAGCCGTACCGCGTGCGGCGTGTACAGCACGCGCCGCATCGCGTCGGCGCCGGCGACCGCGGCGACCTCGAGGCCGTCGAAGATCGTGCCGCCGCCGTCGTTGCCCACGACGACCTGCAGGCGCGGCTCGTCCTCGCCGGGCGGGATGAGCAGCGCGCCGACGTCGTGGAGCGTCGCGAGGTCGCCGAGCAGCACGCGCGTGACGCCCCGAGCGCCGGCCGCCTGGGCGGCGAGCGCGACGCCGACGGCAGTGGCGATCGTGCCGTCGATGCCGGCGAGGCCGCGGTTGGCGTGGACGGGCACCTTCTTGCCGCCGAGCACGGTGTCGGCCACCCGCACCAGACGCGACGACCCGAACACGAGGCGGTCGTGCGGCCACGTGGCGCGCCATACGGCGTCGACGAGGGCGGCGCGGTCGACGGGGGCGCGCAGCACGGCCATCTCGGCGGCGATCGCACCGAGCCGCTCGTGCGGCACGGCCGACGCCAGGCCCGCCGCATCCGGCGCCCGGGGCGCGAGGTCGACGGCGGCGTCGTGCGACGCGCGCATCCACGTGCCGAGCCAGTCGCGGTCGACGCCCTCGGGCGCGACGGCGACCGCATCGACGGTGCGCGTCGCGCCGTTGAGGTTGAGCGGCTCTCCCGGGCCGCCCACCGCCACGACGTCGACGTCGGCTCGCGAGACCAGGGCCGTCACCTCGCGGCTGAGGGTCGGGTGCCCGAAGACGACGGCCCGCTCGACGGCGCCGCCGAGATCGTCCCGCCGCAGCAGCGCGCGGTACCCGTGCACGACGTGGCGGCCGAAGCGGGCGCCGCTGACGATCTCCGCGATGAGCGGCCAGCCGCCCACGTGCGCGAGCGCCTCGGCCGCAGGGCCCGCATCGGCGCCGGCGATCACGACGGTGCGGGGGCCGCGCGGCAGCACGAGGGGTGCCGACTCGGGCTCGGGCTGATCGGCGTCGCCGATCCCGCCGCCGCCCTGGTACAGCGCCCCGGACGCGTCTTCGCCCTCCCGCGCGTCGGCATCGGGGTCCGGGGCGTCGTCGGCCGCGGATGCGGCGTCCGCGGCGAGCCAGGGCGGAAGCTCGCCCGCGAGCGGCTCGCGGTACGGCAGGTTCACGTGCACGGGCCCGGCGGGCCGCCCGCCGCCCCCGAGCGCCGCGTCGAGCGCCTCGCCGGCGAGGGTGCGCAGCGCCGACGTCTGCGCGGCCGTGCCGTGGTCGTCGACCTCGTCGGGGGTGGCGACGTCGGCGTCGAACCGCACGTTCGGCGCGAACAGCCCCGGCTGGCGCGTGGTCTGGTTGGCGCCGACGCCGCGCAGCTCGGGCGGACGGTCGGCGGTGAGGAGGATCAGCGGGACGCCGGAGTGATGGGCCTCGAGCACGGCGGGGAGGAGGTTCGCCACCGCCGTGCCCGACGTGCACACGACGGCCGCCGGCATCCGGGACTCCCGGCCGATGCCGAGCGCGGTGAAGCCGGCGACGCGCTCGTCGATGCGCACGTGCAGGCGGATGCGACCCTGCCGCTCCAGATCGGCCGCGACCAGCGCGAGCGCCTGCGAGCGGGAGCCGGGGCTGAGCACGACGTGGGAGACACCCCGCTCGACGAGCGCGAGCAGGAGCGCCGCCGCCGCATCCGTCGCCGGCGACGCCGCGGTGCGCGGGACGTCGGGGGTCACGCTCAGCCGACCGCGCCGCGCTGACCGCGCGCGTCGTCGTCGCCGTCCGTCTTGGGCGGCGTGGCGCTGTCGGCGTCACGCTGAGCGCGGAAGCGCGCGTCGTCCGACTCCGCGTCGAGCTGGGCGAGCTCCTCCTCCAGACGGCGGATGCGCTCGTCGTGGTCGGAGGTCACCGCGATACGGCCGAGGAACTCGGGGTCGTCGTCGGGCGCGCGCCGCGCGACGGCCGCCGCCGAGCGGCGCACCCGACCCACGAGGAACCACAGCGCACCGCCGAGCACGGGGATGAGGACGACGATCGCGAGCCACGCCGGCTTGCCGACGCCGCGATGACGGGAGGCGGGCTGCAGCGCGCAGTCGACGATCGCGTAGACCCAGAAGACCGTGCCCACGAGCGCCAGAACCAGCAACAGCCTCGCCACGCGACTATTTTAGGCGCCCTGCCTGGACGAAGGCCGGGGAACGGCGTCCCTGGCCGACATAGGATGGACGGCGTGATCGCGCGCTCCGTCCTGCTCTACACGGTGCTGCGCCTGCTCGCCTTCCTCGTGCCGTTCGGCCTGCTCATGCTGCTGCCGATCTTCCAGCAGCTCCCGTGGCTCGCCGCGATCTTCGCCGCGCTCATCGGCCTCAGCCTGTCGCTGCTGTTCCTGCGCCGGCCGCTCACGACCGTCACGAGCGAGCTCGCCGAGCGTCGTGCCCGCGAGGGCGCCGAGCGTCGTTCGGGCGCGCAGCGCGACGCCGACGTCGAGGACGCCGCGGCCGACGCTTCCGGCACCGAGCGCCCCTGACCGCGACGGGCCGGGCGCTCAGGCGACGAACGCCCAGAAGAGGAACGCGGCGTACGCGAGCGAGGTCAGCGACGTCAGCGCGAGCGCGATGACGAGCTCGCGCGGCACCCGGTAGGTCCACACGATGAGGATCGCCGGAAGCGCCGCGAGCAGCGCCATGAGCGTCAGCCACGCGATGGGGTACACGAGCGCCAGGAACGCGCCGATGAGGAAGGGCGCGAGGACGAGCACCGTGAACAGCACCTGGGTCGCTCGTCGCCCGATGCGCACCGACAGCGTGCGCTTGCCCGCGAGCCGGTCCTGGTCGATGTCGCGGAGATTGTTCGCGAGCAGCACGGCGACCGCGAGGAACCCCACCGCGACCGCGCCGAACCACGCCTCCTGCGGGAGCAGGAGCGCCTGCACCCACGTCGTGCCGAGCGTCGCGACCAGGCCGAAGAACACGAACACGACGACCTCGCCGAGCCCCGCGTAGCCGTAGGGCCGCTTGCCGCCGGTGTAGAACCACGCCGCGACGATCGCGACCGCGCCCACGAGCAGCAGCCACCACTGCTGCGTCCGCACGACGATCGCGAGCCCCGCGAACGCGGCGAGCGCGAAGAACACCAGCGCGACGACGAGCACCGTGCGCGGCTTCGCCCTGCGGCCACCCGTGAGACGCGCCGGCCCCACCCGCACGTCGTCGGTGCCGCGGATGCCGTCGCTGTAGTCGTTGGCGTAGTTCACGCCGATCTGCAGGCACACCGCCACCGCGAGGCACGCGAGCGCGATCACCCAGTGCAGCGGCTCGCCGCCGAGGGTCGCCGCGCCCGTTCCGACCAGCACGGGGCTGACCGCGAGCGGCAGCGTGCGCAGGCGCGCGGCGCCGATCCAGTCGCGGGCCGTCGCCCGTGCGGGGGCGGCAGTCGGACGCTTCTGCGGGTTGCCGGGGCGCCGCGCCGGGGCGGGACGCTTCTTGCTGCGGGATCGGTTCGCCACGAAGGGCAATCCTAGGCTGCGCCGCGGGCGGCACCCGCGGACGGGGTCGCGCGCGCGGTCGCGCGGGTGGACACTGGCGGGATGCTGAGCGTGGGCACGACCGTTCTGACCGTGGAAGACCTCCCCCGCGCGCGGGCGTTCTGGCGTGCGGCGCTCGGGTACGTCGACCGCCACCCCGCGAGCGAGGACTGGGTGATCCTCGATCCGCCGGGCAAGGACACGTGGGATGCAGCGGGCGCGAGCATCGCGCTGTCGGTGACGGGATACCCGCAGCACTATCCGCCGCGCATCCACCTCGACCTGTACGCCGACGATCAGGCGGCCGAGATCGCTCGACTGCGCGGGCTCGGGGCGCGCGACGTCGACTGGGACGGGTACCCCGACGACGCCGACTGGGTCGTCATGGAGGACACCGAGGGCAACCGCTTCTGCGTCATCGACGTCGGCCCGCGCACCGCGGCCTGAGCGGCCGCGCTCAGGCGAGGCTCGCGACGAGCCGGCGGACGGCTTCGCGGTCGGGCTTGCCGGAGGCCAGCGTCGCGATCTCGTCGACGACGACGAGGCGCGAAGGCCGCGCCGGCGCACCGATCTCGGCCGCGACGGCCGCCCGCGCGCGCTCGAGCTGCTCGGCCTCGCTGGGGCGCGCGGCCCGAGCGCCCACGAGGTCACCACGGGAGGCCACGATGACGGACGCCTCGCCCCACGTCGCGTCCGCCACCCCCACGACGACCGCCGACTCCAGGCCCGGGATGCTGCGGACCACGCGTTCGACGCGGTCGAGCGAGATGTTGATGCCGCCCGAGACGATGACGTTGTCGATGCGGCCGTGGATGCGCAGCACCCCGTCGTCGAGGAGACCCGCGTCGCCGGTGCGGTACCAGCGGCGACCGCCGGCGTCGCGCGGGAAGGCCGCCGCGGTGCGCCCGGGATCGCCGAGGTAGCCGTCGGCCAGCATTGGGCCGGCGATCCGCAGCTCGCCGTCGACGATCGCGAGCTCGACGCCGTCGAGGGGCACGCCGTCGTAGACGCAGCCGCCGCACGTCTCGGTCGACCCGTACGTACGCACGATGCGCGCCCCGGCGTCGACCGCACGCTCGCGCAGCGCGTCGGGGAGGGACTGGCCGCCCACGAGGATCGCCTCGAACGAGCGCAGCGCGCCGGCGACCTCGGCGTCGTCCGCCGCATCCAGCAGTCGCTGCAGCTGCACGGGCACGAGCGACGTGTACGTCGGCACACGCGCGCCGCCCTCGCTCGAGGCCATGCCGCGCGCGGCCGCGGCGAAGGCGGCCGGCGAGAACGACCCGGAGAGGATCGCGGGCTCGCGTCCCGCCACGAGCGAGCGCACGAGCACCTGCACCCCCGCGACGTACGCCGCCGGCAGCGCCAGGAGCCACGCGCCCGCGCCGATGCGCGCCGCCGTCGCGAGGGCGCTCGCGGTGAGCGCGTTGCGGCTGAGCGCGACGGTCTTGGGCACACCGGTCGAGCCGCTCGTGGTGAGCGCGACCGCCGTGCCGGCCGGCACGTCGTCCGGAAGCGGCAGCGCGGTCGAGCCGAGCCCGACGGCGGGGCCGGCGCCGAGCACGGCCGCCCGCAGGGCGCGCAGCACGTCGCGTG
This genomic window contains:
- a CDS encoding DUF885 domain-containing protein, yielding MTGAVDPVRAIADTYVASLAADDADAAAAIGADGPALTDTTPEALLRRDALAADTIAALDAAEGGDPVLRAALRERLASERVLLATGFTARLVAPLATPVHLVRGAFDGLEVTPDAAGDRLVRRLDAAAGAIRGYERALRWAAEHPERFSGTAVAPRRQLDALAAQIDGWLAGDSFAAVPIAASVGPETRAHVARGRERANAALAALRDTLRGDLRKRAPSVDGVGEDEYARIAATMLGARVDVAETYAFGWAELERLSAEARRLAARLGGTGADPVHNAAGRLDRDPVRRIRGVPQIQRWLADRVAASIDGVADAFDLPVGVGDVVCVVSEAASGVVFYTPGAPDGSAPPRVVWTLPDGEADVATWHEITSVHHEGVPGHHLQFAITSAHEGLHPWQRHVCHVHGYAEGWAHYAEQLADELGLIRDDAERLGIVLGRLWRAVRIVADIGLHTGRPIPDGVALAPGEWSVDRARDALVELAHVDPALAGFEVDRYLAWPGQALAFGVGARLWRQARRRREEQDGAAFSLRAFHRDALALGPMGLDPLAALVTRGRR
- a CDS encoding polyphosphate kinase 2 family protein; this encodes MAHTQTWSTAPAEALRAADGFRLAQVDPRSTPGYHGDKKSAEADLAATTARLGELQERLFAESTASPGTGSVLLVLQAMDTAGKGGIVRHVVGSVDPQGVELAAFKKPTPDELAHDFLWRIRRRLPAAGRIGVFDRSHYEDVLIGRVRALAPPEEIERRYGAILGFEREAADRGIRIVKVMLHISKDEQKARLAERLDRPDKHWKFAPGDLDERALWDEYMTAYEVAIQRTSTADAPWFVVPADRKWYARLAVAQLLVDALAGLDPQWPPADYDVAAERARLAAS
- the menD gene encoding 2-succinyl-5-enolpyruvyl-6-hydroxy-3-cyclohexene-1-carboxylic-acid synthase, with protein sequence MTPDVPRTAASPATDAAAALLLALVERGVSHVVLSPGSRSQALALVAADLERQGRIRLHVRIDERVAGFTALGIGRESRMPAAVVCTSGTAVANLLPAVLEAHHSGVPLILLTADRPPELRGVGANQTTRQPGLFAPNVRFDADVATPDEVDDHGTAAQTSALRTLAGEALDAALGGGGRPAGPVHVNLPYREPLAGELPPWLAADAASAADDAPDPDADAREGEDASGALYQGGGGIGDADQPEPESAPLVLPRGPRTVVIAGADAGPAAEALAHVGGWPLIAEIVSGARFGRHVVHGYRALLRRDDLGGAVERAVVFGHPTLSREVTALVSRADVDVVAVGGPGEPLNLNGATRTVDAVAVAPEGVDRDWLGTWMRASHDAAVDLAPRAPDAAGLASAVPHERLGAIAAEMAVLRAPVDRAALVDAVWRATWPHDRLVFGSSRLVRVADTVLGGKKVPVHANRGLAGIDGTIATAVGVALAAQAAGARGVTRVLLGDLATLHDVGALLIPPGEDEPRLQVVVGNDGGGTIFDGLEVAAVAGADAMRRVLYTPHAVRLEQLALAYGWEYHRVTTRSALDQVLTAPVGGRQLIEVPLER
- a CDS encoding PLD nuclease N-terminal domain-containing protein; this translates as MARLLLVLALVGTVFWVYAIVDCALQPASRHRGVGKPAWLAIVVLIPVLGGALWFLVGRVRRSAAAVARRAPDDDPEFLGRIAVTSDHDERIRRLEEELAQLDAESDDARFRAQRDADSATPPKTDGDDDARGQRGAVG
- a CDS encoding DUF4229 domain-containing protein translates to MIARSVLLYTVLRLLAFLVPFGLLMLLPIFQQLPWLAAIFAALIGLSLSLLFLRRPLTTVTSELAERRAREGAERRSGAQRDADVEDAAADASGTERP
- a CDS encoding 1,4-dihydroxy-2-naphthoate polyprenyltransferase, whose product is MANRSRSKKRPAPARRPGNPQKRPTAAPARATARDWIGAARLRTLPLAVSPVLVGTGAATLGGEPLHWVIALACLAVAVCLQIGVNYANDYSDGIRGTDDVRVGPARLTGGRRAKPRTVLVVALVFFALAAFAGLAIVVRTQQWWLLLVGAVAIVAAWFYTGGKRPYGYAGLGEVVVFVFFGLVATLGTTWVQALLLPQEAWFGAVAVGFLAVAVLLANNLRDIDQDRLAGKRTLSVRIGRRATQVLFTVLVLAPFLIGAFLALVYPIAWLTLMALLAALPAILIVWTYRVPRELVIALALTSLTSLAYAAFLFWAFVA
- a CDS encoding VOC family protein; this encodes MLSVGTTVLTVEDLPRARAFWRAALGYVDRHPASEDWVILDPPGKDTWDAAGASIALSVTGYPQHYPPRIHLDLYADDQAAEIARLRGLGARDVDWDGYPDDADWVVMEDTEGNRFCVIDVGPRTAA
- a CDS encoding AMP-binding protein; amino-acid sequence: MRLEAIDGDDPRDVLRALRAAVLGAGPAVGLGSTALPLPDDVPAGTAVALTTSGSTGVPKTVALSRNALTASALATAARIGAGAWLLALPAAYVAGVQVLVRSLVAGREPAILSGSFSPAAFAAAARGMASSEGGARVPTYTSLVPVQLQRLLDAADDAEVAGALRSFEAILVGGQSLPDALRERAVDAGARIVRTYGSTETCGGCVYDGVPLDGVELAIVDGELRIAGPMLADGYLGDPGRTAAAFPRDAGGRRWYRTGDAGLLDDGVLRIHGRIDNVIVSGGINISLDRVERVVRSIPGLESAVVVGVADATWGEASVIVASRGDLVGARAARPSEAEQLERARAAVAAEIGAPARPSRLVVVDEIATLASGKPDREAVRRLVASLA